Proteins found in one Methanobrevibacter arboriphilus JCM 13429 = DSM 1125 genomic segment:
- a CDS encoding CARDB domain-containing protein: protein MNRNYILVVIFVLGIFVCLNVASAAPSNLIHVSPNGNDVNSGMSENSSKATLSNAIDSVGSQGTILLSSGVYKGEGNYNITINKNLTIKGTNSNNKSIIDGQNLYNLININNGSIVRFENIVFINAYRDTNGAAIYNAGDATFINCFFNNNFANCNGDIACSEGGRGAAIFNINGNLTVLNCSFTDNTGSMYGGAINNRFGEKVIINNSAFINNKAYSGGGAIDTNGGKYMLITNSLFIGNNLLLFNGLIGRDGGAIVNKESNLTVNYCVFYNNYDYYGNTIFNNAGNTSADFNFWGTNDNISSLYRGFNVNNHYKLLISPTVANNTLKIGDNLNYNTYFSLNTDGSKKGIENLPIFNISVYNNGKLLGEFSTKNIHAKTTKLMSDVSTLTIKLFNSTVSSYGYKAKKVSATNAKTHKPDLKIVKIIRKNNKYYIKVKNIGITTSNKNYLGVYSKGKLISKIKVKSLKKGSSTVLKLAFNKKYLKLLKKFKVDYKNQVNELIENNNIAIYR from the coding sequence ATGAATAGAAATTATATTTTAGTAGTGATTTTTGTTTTGGGAATATTTGTATGTTTAAATGTTGCTTCAGCTGCCCCATCTAATTTAATACATGTAAGTCCAAATGGGAATGATGTAAACAGTGGAATGTCTGAAAACTCTTCTAAGGCAACACTTTCAAATGCTATTGATAGTGTTGGCTCTCAAGGAACGATACTTCTTTCTAGTGGAGTATATAAAGGTGAAGGTAATTATAATATTACAATTAATAAGAATTTAACTATAAAAGGTACTAATAGCAATAATAAATCAATTATAGATGGTCAAAATTTATATAATTTGATTAATATTAATAATGGATCAATTGTTAGATTTGAAAATATTGTTTTTATTAATGCTTATCGAGATACTAATGGTGCTGCAATTTATAACGCAGGGGATGCTACTTTCATCAACTGTTTTTTTAATAATAATTTTGCAAATTGTAATGGTGATATAGCTTGTTCTGAAGGTGGTCGTGGTGCAGCTATATTCAATATTAATGGGAATCTTACTGTTTTAAATTGTTCTTTTACAGATAACACTGGAAGTATGTATGGTGGAGCTATTAACAATAGATTCGGTGAAAAAGTTATTATAAACAACTCTGCTTTTATAAATAATAAAGCTTATAGTGGTGGAGGAGCAATTGACACAAATGGTGGGAAATACATGCTTATAACAAATTCTCTATTCATTGGAAACAACTTGTTATTATTTAATGGTTTAATTGGTAGAGATGGTGGAGCTATAGTTAATAAAGAAAGTAATCTCACTGTTAACTACTGTGTTTTTTATAATAATTATGATTATTATGGAAACACAATCTTTAATAATGCAGGAAACACTAGTGCTGATTTTAATTTTTGGGGAACTAATGATAACATAAGTAGCTTATATAGAGGATTTAATGTTAATAATCATTATAAATTATTAATAAGTCCAACAGTGGCTAACAATACTCTCAAAATAGGAGATAATTTAAATTATAACACTTATTTTTCTTTAAACACAGATGGATCTAAAAAAGGAATCGAAAATTTACCTATTTTTAATATTAGTGTCTATAATAATGGGAAATTATTAGGAGAATTTAGTACAAAAAACATCCATGCAAAAACAACTAAATTAATGTCTGATGTTTCCACTTTAACTATTAAATTATTTAACTCTACTGTAAGTAGTTATGGATATAAAGCTAAAAAAGTTTCAGCTACTAATGCAAAAACTCATAAACCTGATTTGAAGATAGTTAAAATTATAAGAAAGAATAATAAGTATTATATTAAAGTTAAAAACATTGGAATTACTACCTCAAATAAAAATTATCTTGGAGTTTATAGTAAAGGTAAATTAATTAGTAAAATAAAGGTGAAATCTTTAAAAAAAGGTTCTTCAACTGTTTTAAAGTTAGCTTTCAATAAAAAATATTTAAAGCTATTGAAGAAATTTAAAGTAGATTATAAGAATCAAGTTAATGAATTAATCGAAAATAATAATATAGCTATTTATAGATAA
- a CDS encoding pyridoxamine 5'-phosphate oxidase family protein yields the protein MNRKDKEVKNIDNMINIIKKCDIIRIGLFDNEYPYIIPLNFGYYYDKNKSELELYFHGANTGKKLDIIKNNDKAGFEMDCSTELIKGSNPCNYSMNFESVCGNGKISILPEEEKLKGLKYIMKQYSSNNFSNYDFKSKAVEKTTVFKLSVNEITGKSSIRK from the coding sequence ATGAACAGAAAAGATAAGGAAGTAAAAAATATAGATAATATGATTAATATTATTAAAAAATGCGATATAATAAGAATCGGTTTATTTGATAATGAATACCCTTATATAATCCCTCTTAACTTTGGATATTATTATGATAAAAACAAATCAGAATTAGAATTATACTTTCATGGAGCAAACACTGGTAAAAAATTAGATATTATTAAAAACAATGATAAAGCAGGATTTGAAATGGATTGTTCTACAGAATTAATTAAAGGTAGTAATCCATGTAATTATAGCATGAATTTTGAAAGTGTATGTGGAAATGGAAAAATCAGTATATTGCCAGAGGAAGAGAAATTAAAAGGATTGAAATATATAATGAAACAATACTCAAGCAATAATTTTAGTAATTATGATTTCAAATCAAAGGCAGTTGAAAAAACAACAGTTTTTAAATTATCTGTTAATGAAATTACTGGAAAATCTTCAATTAGAAAATAA
- a CDS encoding HEAT repeat domain-containing protein — protein MTKDQEKLSVDEAISKLSDDDVELRKLAVNSLEGVEDEKVIEPLIMALNDENTPVRHKAAENLGNLNGELGDLAVDRLLEVADNEEGEYKRFASFALKASGSDKAIDYFSKSINDEDFGVRKVAVRSLGELKVTSKIDDIEKIMLEEEDWGVRLAAIRALGDMEVEEAITPIKKARRKEKDKDFKKAANKAIKKIEKSIKKK, from the coding sequence ATGACTAAAGATCAAGAAAAGTTATCTGTGGATGAAGCTATATCCAAATTATCTGATGATGATGTTGAGTTGAGAAAACTTGCAGTTAATAGTTTAGAGGGAGTTGAAGATGAAAAAGTAATAGAGCCTTTAATCATGGCTTTGAATGATGAAAATACTCCTGTAAGACATAAAGCTGCTGAAAATCTTGGAAATTTAAATGGAGAATTAGGAGATTTAGCTGTTGATAGGCTTCTTGAAGTAGCAGATAATGAAGAAGGAGAGTATAAAAGATTTGCTTCTTTTGCTTTAAAAGCTTCTGGTAGTGATAAAGCTATTGATTACTTTTCTAAAAGTATTAATGATGAAGATTTTGGTGTTCGTAAAGTTGCTGTAAGGTCTCTTGGTGAGTTAAAAGTAACTAGTAAAATCGATGATATTGAAAAAATCATGTTAGAAGAAGAGGATTGGGGTGTTCGTCTTGCAGCTATAAGGGCTCTTGGTGATATGGAAGTTGAAGAAGCTATAACTCCAATTAAAAAAGCTAGAAGAAAAGAAAAAGACAAAGACTTTAAAAAAGCAGCTAATAAAGCAATTAAAAAGATTGAAAAATCTATTAAAAAGAAATAA